Part of the Prunus dulcis chromosome 8, ALMONDv2, whole genome shotgun sequence genome is shown below.
attaagaaaataatggttaattgttttattagtccctgaatTTAGACCCGATTTgtatttgagtacctcaatttccaaaattgttCCCGTCGtcctttaacttcacttttgttaggacaaatggtcctgcCATCAATAACTTTTTCTGTGaaatgcaggggcaaaatggtatttttatgttttaaaaaaaatgaataaaaaattatatctttaaaataacaataaaagaaaattaaaaaaaaaaaaagataaatcaaGTTTAGGGGAGTATAGAAGgtgagagtttaattttaattttttagtttttcaattttttattcgtattttaatcaattttgataaataaataaaaaaaccattttgcccctgcatttaacagaaaaattaacaaaattgacggcagTACCATTTATCCTAATGAAACTGAAGTTGACGGACCACAGGAACCATTTtagaaattgaggtactcaaatgcaaatcgggtctaagttcggggactaataaaacgattaacccaaGAAAATAATTGCACACACTAATCCATATTACTAACAAATTACACATCAATTCCACCAAGAATTAATCAATACAAATTTCATAATGGGGCGGATCAGGGATGCCCATCAAACAACTTACCCACATCATTTTTGTAATGATGtgatttttttctcctttcaaGTGTGATCTTATGGATGATAAGCAACATAACGccctcataaaaaaattgataaacaAGCTTAATTCCAAATGGGGGACATCACTGGGCAAAATTTTAAGCCCATCGAGTCTCAGATTTCTTGGcctcccaagtccaaccttAGGTTAACTATTGTGTGCCATTAGCCACTCTCTTTGATTTCTTGCCAGTACATCttgggatcggctccgccgtatcacgatattgtccgtttTGGGCCCTCCTCTCTTCCCcacgattttgtttctgggaactcacaagcaacttcctagtgggccacccatcttgggattgctttAGCCCCAACTCGCTAAACTttggagttcccatgacttcgaagccagtgagctcccaaaaggcctcgtgctagatggaggtgaccatgtacatataaggcacatcactccatctccgttggtcgatgtgggatgttacaatatTCTACTAATTATTTACTGtatctatttccttgtaaagcactcatgtaaactcttatttatatctcattatggagaagaatacaattaacctaaagtattcaaaccaaattcatattttagcatgttTTAAAGGAAGGCTGATAAAGATCTTCACATTTGTAATGTCATTGGGATGCTAAACTACAATGTTGCCTTCATCTATTATATCCATTAAGGAGTTCACCAGATGTTTGTACAATTAATTCCATCACCAGATGTTTGTACAATTTATTCCAAGTATCAACATTTTGTGAAATTGTTATGCATTTGTGGAATTCGTATAGCTCTCGAAGCTTCATAGAACACATACGTAGTTCCCTGGTTGTCCGATATTTGTTTGTCTCTTTGGTGACACACTCCGGGGGCGATGGAACAATGAACTGAGTTATTTTCCCAAGTTGTAGATGAGGAATTGCTAACGAATGAGGAAGAattgagaagaagaacaagaatcGAGAAACTAGAGAGAGAATTATCTTGAAAGTTTGTTTGTGATTACTGAATATTACAGTACTCCAGAGCCATTTATACTTTGAGCTTTGCTTAGTAATTAAGCTAGCTCTTCCTAACTCACAGAGAGATACACGTGACTATTACAACAACTAATACAAACTAACATCCCATGATTAACGCAACCGTCGTGACACCTATCCGCCCTTGCTATTAGCCAAACAGGAATCTCCCTAACCTTTGGCTTTAAATTTACACAATATGGCTATAATTACTACATTTGCTCACCTGACGGTTCTCTGTTTTTCATGGTAGATGCATACACTCGGTACCTGGATAGCAAGTTGAAAACAATGGTATGATTCAAAGAAAACATGGAGAGATgaattgatatattttttctgatgGATGGTGGAATGGAAACATTTAAACTTTGATAagttacaaaaatataaactccctaaaatataataacatatataaattattctacaaagaaaaagatttaTGGCGAATacctaattttaattttttcggTGCGTTGCCTTCCTCCTCATAGATAATTACCACTTTGGTTACCTCCAACATCTCAAGATGAACAGGCCGGACTCGGAGCATGAAACGCTATGTATAACACCACGATGAAAGGAATAGCCTTTCATCACAAAAGAgagatagaaaaaaaaatcatctcAGGAGCATGATGACTCACTAGAATGAGATTGGCATGCAATCTGAGCTCCTGCTGCCTCGTTGTAATGAGATCAACAACAACATGATGATACAAACTACATTCCTCAGATATTTAATCAAACTCTTTGGTTGCATTCATTTCAATCCATTCAATTCTAACAACCAAAACTACCATAAGCCAGCAGCCCACACCTCAATACTGACGACCCGTCACCTCAATATTATTCTTTCCAAGCACCCATTTCGTTTTCgtccataaaaaaaaagaagcaccCATTTGCTGTATAGATCAAATTGTGGCAAAGCCCCCCACAAACACCATAACCATGGTTTGTTAGTCCAATATGGTCAATGATCAAGACCAACTCCGGCAACCCATCTTAGACTCCGAACCCTACTCAGCAGCAGCCGAAGCCTTCGGCCATGGCGATCGCTTGGAGTCTCCACTTGAGAAGGTGCTATCTGACACCCAGCTGTCCTCCTTCAAGAGACTCCGCTTGGCCACTTGGATTGAACTCAAGCTCCTCTTTCGCCTTGCAGCCCCTGCCGTCTTGGTGTATGTAGTTAACAACCTCATGTCACTTTCCTCTCGTTTAGATTATcgcttatattaaaaaaaaatcattagtgttttttgcccttttttttgttacacAAAATCATTAGGTTGGTGATAGcaacattattatttttttgttcaagtACAAAATGCAGATCATTTTAAAGATCCCCCACATACTAGTTTAGTTTGATGAGACTACACTGTTGGGCCTTCTGGCcctttcccaaaaaaaaagaggccTCTAAATAAAGCACTTTTGCTCATCCCTGCTTTTTTCAGAAGCAGGGTGTTCAAATTTTTAGGAAACATTGAagtgcttttataaaaaagaggGCACAACATAAAGCCCAACTTTCTGCTACTATAATTGTTCTGTGGCCCAATTGTTGTATAGCCCAGCAATAGAAACTGACCCATCAATGTTTCTAGACCAGTAGAGCCAAGAGAGACCCCGAacgcaggaaaaaaaaaaaaaaacccctaaaGAAGAACTGTTTAATGAATAAATATAGCCTaccaattaagaaaataattacacACACTAATCCagattaccaaaaaaattacacacCAATTCCACCAAGAATTAATCAATACAAATTTCATAATGGGCCGGATTAGGGATGCCCATCAAACAACTTACCCACAtcatttttgtaattatatgatttttttttttttttcccttccaaGTGTGATCATATGGATGATAAGCAACATAATGCCCGcataaaaaattgataaaacaAGCTTACTTCCAAATGGAGGATATCACTGGGCAAAATTTTAAACCCATCAATCCTCAGATTTCTTGGcctcccaagtccaaccttAGGTTAACTATTGTGTGTCATTAGCCACTCTCTTTGATTTCTTGCCAGTTTGAATCTTCTTGTAAAGATTCTTAGTTCTAATGGATAATAAAATgtccaaaccaaacccaataacaCAGGCAATGGCCATGATTATAAACACAAGCCTGTAACAATGGGCACCAACACAGGTGTTGCCGCCTTCGGACGTGGTTGTGGCCTGCATATCGTATAATATCCCGGCAAGTAGGCCGGAGAAGAGGAAGGAGCCGAGTGGAAGATTGAGGATCAGAATGTTATAGATGAGTCCATAGTATTTGAGACCAAATAGCTCGGATGCAGTTGGGACTGTAATGGCAAGCCGAATTCCATAACATATTCCAACGACGATTGAACCAATGTACAGAGAACCGGGCATGGCAATGGCCATGAGGATGTAGCCAACGGCCATTAGAATCTGAGAAGCAGCATTCCAAAGGGGTCTTGGTGTTCCAGCTTTCCTGTcaatattacaaaaaaaatgggACCAGAGAGAGTTGCATGTTAGTTGATTTTTCAAGCCAAAAATGTATGGCCACCAGAAAAATAAGTTGGCAAAGAATTGCAGACAATGAATGCTTCTATCAAGTTATAATTTGCACATAAATTATAGAATTATCAAGACATGAAAACAAATTCTAAAGCTACATAAATTGGTCCAATTTACAGAATTCGTAAACTGTTAGGTGAGCAATTAAAAGCTTAGGTTTTTGGACCCCATCATTAAACTAGGGATGGCCTTCTGATGCAAAGCAAGCGCAAaacataaaactaaaaaataactaCAAGTATATATAGATGTTATTATCGTGCGGACGCCATGTATTTTCTATTATCACTTCCTCATTTCCTTCATGTTTACAATAGCGTCCGCACGATAAATAACGTAAGGATGTCTGGATGAGAGAATATGGCCTGATGAGAAGCAAGTGGTAtgttcaaataaataaataaataaaaggtgggtagaaaaagaaacaagcaaGCTTGAAAGTTGGACCAAACTTATGTTGATTTCTAAGCAACTTGCCACAGAAAATTTGCATCCACTGACTTTAGAAATGAATTACAACTGACGGTAATGGAAAAGTCTTCATCCCAAAACCATGTTGCctttaatattgaaaaatCACCTCAAAACCAATGCAAAAGTAATTGGAAATGGTAAAGGAACGGCCAGAAAGAatttacaacaacaaaagaggAGTGGAGGGGGGATGAACATGGCAGACAATATTTCTTTTATAGAATTTATGAATGAATTAATAAGGGGGCGTTTGGAAAGAAACTAGGAAGTCACCCAATTACACAAACAATATATTCTCAATCGAAAGTAAAAAGCAACCCAAAAgtaaagagaaaaaacaagaagcacTCAATATGATTCCACCCAAGCGACGCCAACAGTTCCACATAGAAAAAATCACACAAAGTGCCGCCCACAGTTTATAACTTTATTTgtatagaaaattaatttctaaatGAAAAATCGAACTTTCTTCGAAGGTGATTATAAtagtaaattagtaatttattttggggGGTTGTTGGAAGATtagtaaaaataattgttattatGAATTCTTTATTATAATTGTGGAATCTTCTTtctataacaaaaaaataacattagcaAAAAGCCAAGCATAGTACAAACACTTCCTAGAAAGGAATTAATTCATGGATCTTCTTCTCAATATGCTTCTCCAATTTCTATTATTATCAAACAAACTGCAAGTGGCCAAGTAATTGAATCTAAGTATCATGGTTAGTACTGACTGAAACACccacaaaattaatttatttttaaagtccggtttgacttgaaatttgcaaaaataattttaaaaaattaggtgaagaaaaaagaacataacAATACAACTTTTACGCTactaaaaaattattcttaattttgatatgaCACTAATGAATATAATTAGTAGTGGGTTTAAGTTAACCAACCTGATGAAGTACTCGGAAACCATTCCCGAGACGATCCGACCGAAAAAACCCCAAATACTGGTGAGCGAAACGAAGATCGAAACGTCGACGTATCCAAGCGCCAACCCAATCTGCCCCATATTGTTCATAACCGCCAACCCCGTCCCCACCCCACACAAAAACGACACAAACAACACCCAGAAATCCAAACTCGTCATCGCTTCGAAAATTGTGTGGTCCTCTCCAATTACCGGCCTCCTCctcaccaccgccaccacatCACCATCCGCCACCTCTGCCTTCTGTTGCCCGTCGTCGGCCGCCGCCTGACTCAGAAGCGGCTCCACTGTTCGAGTCTCAGGATCCGCACCCGACTCCGACACAACCCGATCAGACTTCGAAGCCCACGTCTTGAAGAACGCGTACGCTGGAATCATCAGCGGCGCGGCC
Proteins encoded:
- the LOC117637527 gene encoding protein NUCLEAR FUSION DEFECTIVE 4-like isoform X2 — translated: MGFASKRSSVASGSGIKWLGFVTAVWVQCISGNNYTFSNYSDALKTLMNLNQLELNSLSVAKDIGKAFGLLAGLASDKLPTWLILLIGSVEGLVGYGAQWLVVSERIKPLSYWQMCIFLCMGGNSTTWMNTAILVTCIRNFRRNRGPVSGILKGYVGLSTAIFTDICAALFNNDPASFLLMLSIAPFAVCLTAMVFLREIPPSSSSSEDHQESKYFWVFNGVAVFVALYLLAYDFVPDPSKLFSHVFTFILLILLAAPLMIPAYAFFKTWASKSDRVVSESGADPETRTVEPLLSQAAADDGQQKAEVADGDVVAVVRRRPVIGEDHTIFEAMTSLDFWVLFVSFLCGVGTGLAVMNNMGQIGLALGYVDVSIFVSLTSIWGFFGRIVSGMVSEYFIRKAGTPRPLWNAASQILMAVGYILMAIAMPGSLYIGSIVVGICYGIRLAITVPTASELFGLKYYGLIYNILILNLPLGSFLFSGLLAGILYDMQATTTSEGGNTCVGAHCYRLVFIIMAIACVIGFGLDILLSIRTKNLYKKIQTGKKSKRVANDTQ